The genomic stretch TAGTTGCGTTTCTTTTGAGCCCTCGATCTCTTCGATTAGTTCTTCGACATCTTCATCTAATGCTTCAGATTCGTTTTTATGTTTTCTTGCTCTAAAAAATACATCCACGAGAAAAAGAAGCATTAGCACTGATAGAACAACACCGTGCCAAATGGTCAATGGTGACCAAAAACAAAGAACTGCCAGTATTATGCAAGCGCCTAACATAAAGAAATAATTGTGATGAATATTTTTTTGATCGCAACAAATCGCAGAAATTAAAGCTGGGACACCTAAGACGAGCCAAATATTTGCAATATTACTCCCAACAACATTACCAAGTGTGATGCCTGAGAGATCTGCCAGCGCAGCTCTGATTGAAATTAACAATTCTGGAGCTGACGTACCAAAGGCAACGATGGTTAAACCAATTATTAAATGTGGTATGTTCATTCGAACAGCAAGGGCTACTGCGCCGCGAACCAGAATATCACCGCCAAAAACCAACAGTGATAGCCCTGCAACGAGAAAAACATATGACATATTCATGGATCTCCTAGATCGTAAAATGAAGTCTTACCAAACACATTTGATTTAGACAATAAAGCTATTAATAACCATCATTCCTTTGCTGACGCATAAAAATTAAGCATTTGCAAACTTGCTGTTCAGAATAGTTTTTTCCACAACCAGTACTATTTTTTTGCCCGAAACAAATATGTCACAGAATCACCAGTATGTGACATTTTTGCTAATTTAATAAGCAGCAATGCCTAGCAAAACGACTTGGCACGGAACTTGTAATACTTATTCCTGAAAGAACATAAGGCCCTTTTCGAATTTTGAAATATTGTTTCAATTGTTCGAGAAAAATGATTACGGGGATCTTACCTACTTTTGATTTCGAAGGTACTTAACCTTCTTTTTTTGAGTAAACGCATATTTTCATATATGTGTTTTAAAAATTTTTACAAAGTTACATTCCAATTGGGGGAATAAATGAATTATAAATCCATTACAGGTCGTATTGCAGCAACGACAGTTGCTCTATTCGTTTCAACTGGTGTTGCTAATGCAGCTGATTTATTTGAACGCGGCAGCTTGAAGGACGCTCCTGTTGAACGTGAACGTCCAGAATTGTCTGCAAATGTTGCTTTAACATCAGATTACATATTCCGTGGTATTTCACAAACACAAGAAGGGCCAGCTATTCAAGGTGGCTTCGACGCTTCGTATAAAATGTTTTATGCAGGTGTTTGGGCTTCAAACTTAGACTTCGGTGGTGATGATAACGGAAATGATATAGCTAACATTGAGATTGATCTTTATGCGGGTATCAAACACAAATTTGGTGCTATCGAAGCTGATCTTGGTGTGATTTATTATGCATACCCTGGTGCTGAAGATCCTACTGCTGAACTTGATTATGTTGAAATCAAATTTGGTGCAAGCGGTAACTTGACTGATAAAATTGGTCTTAGTGGCACACTTTACTACTCACCTGATTATACCGGTGAAACTGGCGAAACTTTGACATATGAAGGTGGTGTTTCTATCGCGCTTGGTACTTACGGCCGCTTCTCACCAACATTCACAGGTACTGTTGGCTATGTTGATTTTCTTGAATCAGCAAATGAAGCGCTTTCATATACATACTGGAACGCTGGTGTTGAAGTTGGTTTCGCTGAAAAGTTCACTCTTGACCTACGTTATTGGGATACAGACATTGATGATGACCATGCTTCTGGTCTAGCTGATGAATCTGAAGAACGCTTTGTAGCAACTGTTTCTGCTAGCTTCTAAGCACCCATTCAAAAAAGACTATTCTCCAAAGAACGGGGCTTCAAAATTTGAAGCCCCGTTTTTAATTATTCTGAAGATATCAAGCCTGATCACGATTTATTGCTTTCGTAAAAAAGTTACGAATCAGCTATATTTGTCTCGGAAAGTTTCTGGATCTATAGTGAAAAATGCGGCTTCAATAGACTAGATTTGATTTTAATTTTTACATTTACAAATAACTAACCTGTCACTCTAAATTCTCATGTTGGTGATTTGACTTAATTTTTTTTGTAGTGGAAACCTAATCCACTTTTTATGAGGTGGTAACCTAATCCACTAGGGGGTACTTAATGAAAACTAACTTCTTAACAACACGAATTGCAGCTTTTTCTGCAGCTCTTCTTCTTAGCACTGGGATTGCTCATGCGGGTGATCTGTTCAACCGTGGCGGTAGCTTAAAAGATGCACCTGTTGTTCATTCAGATCGTCCTGAATTGTCAGCTAATGTGGCACTTACTACAGACTATGTGTTTCGCGGAATTTCTCAAACAGAAGAGAACCCAGCCATTCAAGGTGGTTTTGATGCCACTTATAGAATGTTCTATGCTGGTGTTTGGGCATCGAACCTAGATTTTGGATCTGATGGAAACGGTAACGATATTGCAAATATCGAAATTGATGTTTACGCCGGTCTAAAGCACAAATGGCGCAATACAGAATTTGATCTAGGTGTGATTTATTACGCTTACCCAGGTGCTGAAGATGCTGGCGGCGAACTTGATTATGTTGAACTTAAATTTGGCTCTTCAACAGAACTTACAGATCGTATCACATTCAATTCAACAACTTATTGGTCACCTGATTATACAGGAGAGACAGGTGATGTGATTTCATCTGAATGGCAGGTTGTTGTTGCACTTGGTGAATATCGTGGCATGAAGCCATCTTTCTCAGCGTTAATCGGTTATGTTGATTTTCTTGATGATGGTTTTGAAGCAAATTCATATACCTATTGGAATGCTGGTGTTGAGGTTGGTTTGAATGATAAATTCACTCTTGATCTTCGCTACTGGGACACTGACAATGATGGCAATGACCCAAATGCTGGTGAAAATTCAGAAGCACGGTTTGTTGGAACGGTTTCAGCTAGCTTCTAATTTCACGCTAATTCAAAAAACAAAAACGAGGCTTTTTTTAAAGCCTCGTTTTTTTTATGATCTTTTTTATAAAAATAAATAAAGATGCCTTTATCTCACTGGAGGTAAATAAACCTTTGGTAACCGGCATAATTTCTTTTGATATTCGTTTTGACCACAGGCTGTTAATTTGCCGCCTTTATCATAACAAATACGAATTTCCTTCAAACGGCGCTTGCCACATACAATCGAGATCATCTCTGGTTTCATCTCAGGATTTGCAATGAGAAAATCATTTTCAATTTCTTTTGGTGACAAAAGCATTGGCTTGCTTGGCTTCTGATATCTTGGCGGAATTTTCACGCTGTTATAGAGGTGGCGCGACAATTTATAATACCCTTCAGGTGTGAGACCTGAACATGTGCCATGTTTTTTATATTCGTGAATGATCAAACCTTTAGATGGCATGATGTCGAGCATGGATTGAATGACTTCTCTTGAAACCCATGGGTTCTTTTTAAGTCTACAGTTTTGCGGCCAGCCCTTTTTATATTGTGGCCACACACCATGCAGAACAAATGAATAGGGGCGACCTGAGGTGCATTGTGGTTCTCTTTTATGTTTGCCTGCTGTTTCACAATAGGTTGGTGACCAGGAAAGAACCAAATCATAATAATCAAAACGGCCAGGTACGTGTTTTTGATTTCTATAATGGCGCTTATCAGAGCTGTATTTGTTACCATAATCGCGCGCTGTTGCTTGCTCTGTCTCTGGTTTGAAATGAGATGTGGCCCAAAGACCCGCTATAGCCAATAGCGATAATAGTATTTTCTGCACAGGTTGTTTTATAACAGATCGCTTCATACGATATTTCCTTTTTAGTGGCGTTTTTTCTCTCACGGCTATTCCAAGTGTTTAATCGTGCATGAGCCTCCGAGGGGCGGCGCTAAGCGCCGAACGCCTATGGCGCTATGTCCCCCCAGCCAGAAAAGGGCTGGGCTCCTTCTTCGGGCCGATAGCTTTTTTCTCTCACGACTATATAAGTCTTAAGTTGCCTTTTCTGTACTTCAGATGCCCACAAAGCATCCGTAAGAAGCACCCACGCTATTTTTTGCGCTTCAGTTGCCCACAAAGCAACCGCGCTATTTTTCTGCGCTTTAGTTATTCATGTTTATTCATAAATTTCAATGAGTTTTACAATTTTACTTATCTATCAGATTAAATTAGCCACTTTTAAGGCAAAGCTTTGGACTATGGCCACTTCTTTTAAATGATCGAACCGGCCAGAGGCACCTCCATGACCTGCTTCCATGTTTGTTTTCAAGTAAAGGCTGTTCTCATCTGTTTTAGTGTCTCGTAATTTGGCAACCCATTTTGCTGGCTCCCAATAGGTAACGCGAGGATCTGTTAGTCCTGCCATGACCAGCATTGATGGATAGTCTTGTGCTTTGACATTATCATAGGGTGAATAGCTTTTAATGCGCTCGTAGGCTTCTTTGCTCTCGATTGGGTTTCCCCATTCCGGCCACTCAGGCGGTGTTAAAGGTAGCGTGTCATCAAGCATTGTGTTGAGCACATCTACGAAGGGAACTTCTGCGATAATTCCTGCAAACAAATCGGGGTTCATGTTCACTACGGCGCCCATCAGCATGCCACCGGCAGATCCACCATGGGCAACAATCTTGCCTTTGGTTGTGAAGTTTTCTTTTACAAGATATTCACCCGCTGAAATGAAGTCTTTAAAGCTATTGGTTTTATGTTCCATTTTGCCATTTTTATACCAATTGTAGCCTTTTTCCTTACCGCCACGGATGTGAGCAATGGCATAGATAAAGCCACGGTTGACCAGGCTTAAATGGTTAGCGTAAAAACCGGCTGGCATTGAGATACCGTATGATCCATAGCCATAGAGAAACAGAGGCGCTGAGCCATCTAATGGTGTGTCTTTTTTATAAAGCAATGTGACAGGGATCTTCTCTCCGTCATGGGCATCGGCCATCACTCTTCTTGTGACATAATCCTCGATGGTATGACCGGATGGAACTTCTTGTGTTTTTCTCAAAACCCGCTCTTTGGTTCTCATATTATAATCAAATATTTGAGCTGGCGTGGTCATTGACGAATAAGTGAAACGAATTAAATCAGTTTTAAACTCATAGCCACTTGAAAGCCCTAGTGAATAAGCTTCTTCATCAAATGCAATGGCGTGCGATGAATTACTTTCAAGGTCACGAATGACAATACGAGGAAGACCATTTTCCCGCTCTAGATGCACCATGTAATCAGCGAAGACATTGATATCTATAATTAAACGCCCTGGATGATGATCAATTAAGTCTTTCCAATTTTCCATTGCAGTTTGATCAACAGGGGTTGTTACAATTTTAAAATCTTCAGCCTCATCTTTGTTGGTGAGGATGTAAAGCGTGCCATTTCGCTCTTCAATAGAATATTCATGACCGCTTATGCGTGCTGCAACGCAGACAGGCGCCCCTTTTTGATCGTCAGCATCGATTAAATGCCACTCTGATGTTTCATGACCTGATGCATTGATGACGACATATTTATTTGATTGAGTTGTGCCGATATTTACAAAGAAACCCGGGTCTTGCTCCTGGTAGACCAATTCATCAGTTTTGTCTGCTGCATTACTTAAGTGCCTGTTACCTAAGTGTCTGTACACAAAGGCTGGGCGATGGTTGTCATCTCTCTGGACATAATAAAGGGTTTCGCTATCATTGCCCCAACAGATGTTTCCTGTTGTTTTTTCAATCGAATGGGTCCGATCTTCGCCAGTTTTTATGTCCCTGATATAGGCCGTGTAATATTCAGAGCCTTTGTCATCAACTGACCAGGCAACCAGCTCATGATTTGGGCTGTGGCTAATGCCGCCAAATTGGAAATATGCTTTGCCTTCGCTTAATTTATTCCCATCAAGCAGGACGGTCTCAATGCCTGTTTCATTATGTTTACGGCAATAGAGGGGATGTTCACCATCTTGGACATATGAGATGTAATAACTCCATTCCCCATCTGGTTGAGGGACGGAACTATCATCTTGTTTAATCCGCCCTTTTAACTCTTCGAATAGTATAGCTTGCAAATCTGACGTGTCTTTTAGGGCCTCTTCAGTATAAGCATTCTCAGCTTCAAGATACGATCTGATCTCGTGATCTAGTTTTGATGGGTCTGTCATGACCTCTTGCCAATTATCTGCACGGAGCCAGTGATAAGGGTCTTCATAAGTAAGACCATGGTGGGTGTTTGAAATTGGTCGTTTTTCGGCTTTTGGTGCAGGCAGAGTGCTCATAGATTTGTCCTGAAAATTGAAAGTGCCTAAGATTTGATGGTGATCTTCAAAGATCACAGAAATTTATTTGAACTGTTGGTTCTATCATTATTACCCCCTTATCGCTAGCTGATTGATGATAGTTTTTTGTTTTTTTACTGGGGTTTGTCACGAATAAGATGAATACCAATTGTTTTGTTTGGGATAACCCGCCCTCTATAGGATCAATGGCTTGAATTTTAAAAAAAATCATTGCTATTGTTTGGGTTATTAAAGTTTGAGATGAGTGTCTTTGTTCTACTTTTCGCTCTTTTTATTCTTACTCAGTTTTTTATATAAGTTTCAGAGCGTGTCTCATTTTTAACTAAGCGTCAGCCTAAACTGTGTTCAGCCTTTTAAAGGGTGTCTGTTATTTTAAAATAGGTTTTTCTGTTTTTTTGAGTTCTGTATCCTTCTGTTTCTTGTTTGTTTCCTTGTTTAATTATTTTGTTCAGTAGTTTATTGATTTACCGGTCTTTCGATTTGTTCTCGCTTACATTGCTGGTTTTAACCTGAAATAAAGAGGCTTTCTTGTGATTGGCTATTTGGTTCTCACTCCTTTTTTGGCAGCACTTCTTGCGCCAGTACTTGTTCTTCTGTTGGGTCATCGGGCGAGCTGGATATTAGCTCTGGTTCCAGGCTATTTACTGTATCGTTTTTTTGAATTTGTTCCCGCCGTTGCCAAGGGAGAAACTGTTTTACAATCTCATGAATGGCTAGGTGGGTTTGGCATCAACTATTCCTTTATGATTGATGGACTTAGCCTTACATTTGCATTCCTAATCTTAGGGATTGGCTTTTTCATAGTTATTTATGCTGGTGGTTATTTAAAGGGGCACCCGCAACTCGGCCGTTTCTTAGCCGTATTATTAGCCTTTATGGGCTCAATGCTTGGCTTGGTTGTCTCTGATAATCTCATCACCCTCTTTGTGTTTTGGGAACTGACATCCATTACCTCTTTCCTTCTTATCGGTTTTGATAATGAACGCGAAGCTTCACGGCGCGCCGCTTTACAGGCCTTAATCATTACTGGTCTTGGTGGCTTGGTGATGCTAGCTGGCTTCACTCTCATTGGCCTTGTTGGCGGGACATTTGAGCTTTCTGAATTACTCTCTAAAGGTGAGGTTATTAAAGAGCACGGGCTTTATAGCCTGATATTTTGGTTGGTTATGGCTGGTGCATTTACCAAATCAGCTCAAGTACCGTTTCATTCCTGGTTGCCGAATGCTATGGAAGCGCCTACCCCGGTTTCAGCTTATCTGCACTCTGCGACCATGGTGAAAGCTGGTGTTTTCCTTCTTATGCGGACATACCCGATGCTTGGAGAGACTGAGTTATGGGAGACGGTTCTGCCACTATTTGGCGGTGCGACTTTGCTTGCAGGTACTATCCTCGCCGTTCGCGATAAAGATATGAAACTAATGCTTGCCTATACAACGGTTGCGTCCTTGGGGCTTCTGGTGTTGATGCTTGGTGTTGGCGGCGAACGTGCTATTGAGGGAGCTGTGCTTTATCTCATTGCACACTCTTTCTTTAAAGGGGCTTTGTTCATGGTGGTTGGTACCGTGGATCATGAAGCTGGAACGCGGCAGATTGATAAACTCAGCGGCCTTCGTAGTGCCATGCCGATCACTGCACTGGCCGCTGCTCTAGCTGCGCTTTCCATGTGCGGTCTGCCGCCTTTTATAGGCTTCTTAGCAAAAGAATCGATTTACTATTCATTGACCCATGGTGGATTGCATGAATGGACGATTGCAATCGTTGCCATTGTTGGTAACGCGCTGATGTTTGGTGTTGCGGCAAGCATTGCAATTCGTCCCTTTATGGGCAAGTGGATTGATCCACCTAAAGCTGTGCATGAGGGCCCCGTGATGCTCTTCCTTGGGCCGCTGGTTCTATCTATTACGGGTTTAGTTACAGCAATATTTGCCCTTCAATTCATGCAAACAAATTTCTTTTCGCCAATGGTAAGCGCTGTTGCTGGCAAGGA from Hyphomicrobiales bacterium 4NK60-0047b encodes the following:
- a CDS encoding S9 family peptidase — translated: MSTLPAPKAEKRPISNTHHGLTYEDPYHWLRADNWQEVMTDPSKLDHEIRSYLEAENAYTEEALKDTSDLQAILFEELKGRIKQDDSSVPQPDGEWSYYISYVQDGEHPLYCRKHNETGIETVLLDGNKLSEGKAYFQFGGISHSPNHELVAWSVDDKGSEYYTAYIRDIKTGEDRTHSIEKTTGNICWGNDSETLYYVQRDDNHRPAFVYRHLGNRHLSNAADKTDELVYQEQDPGFFVNIGTTQSNKYVVINASGHETSEWHLIDADDQKGAPVCVAARISGHEYSIEERNGTLYILTNKDEAEDFKIVTTPVDQTAMENWKDLIDHHPGRLIIDINVFADYMVHLERENGLPRIVIRDLESNSSHAIAFDEEAYSLGLSSGYEFKTDLIRFTYSSMTTPAQIFDYNMRTKERVLRKTQEVPSGHTIEDYVTRRVMADAHDGEKIPVTLLYKKDTPLDGSAPLFLYGYGSYGISMPAGFYANHLSLVNRGFIYAIAHIRGGKEKGYNWYKNGKMEHKTNSFKDFISAGEYLVKENFTTKGKIVAHGGSAGGMLMGAVVNMNPDLFAGIIAEVPFVDVLNTMLDDTLPLTPPEWPEWGNPIESKEAYERIKSYSPYDNVKAQDYPSMLVMAGLTDPRVTYWEPAKWVAKLRDTKTDENSLYLKTNMEAGHGGASGRFDHLKEVAIVQSFALKVANLI
- a CDS encoding putative monovalent cation/H+ antiporter subunit A, which translates into the protein MIGYLVLTPFLAALLAPVLVLLLGHRASWILALVPGYLLYRFFEFVPAVAKGETVLQSHEWLGGFGINYSFMIDGLSLTFAFLILGIGFFIVIYAGGYLKGHPQLGRFLAVLLAFMGSMLGLVVSDNLITLFVFWELTSITSFLLIGFDNEREASRRAALQALIITGLGGLVMLAGFTLIGLVGGTFELSELLSKGEVIKEHGLYSLIFWLVMAGAFTKSAQVPFHSWLPNAMEAPTPVSAYLHSATMVKAGVFLLMRTYPMLGETELWETVLPLFGGATLLAGTILAVRDKDMKLMLAYTTVASLGLLVLMLGVGGERAIEGAVLYLIAHSFFKGALFMVVGTVDHEAGTRQIDKLSGLRSAMPITALAAALAALSMCGLPPFIGFLAKESIYYSLTHGGLHEWTIAIVAIVGNALMFGVAASIAIRPFMGKWIDPPKAVHEGPVMLFLGPLVLSITGLVTAIFALQFMQTNFFSPMVSAVAGKEVTLDLHLWHGINPALILSVITVGLGIGVFIFTAELKKIFDKILNFISWGPDKGFDQAICFLTWFAGLFTRILQTGEIRTYMRITFLITALTLLVPMYNLNIWPNVPSFPKLSLWEIGVFVILVIGILQVVFANTRLTAIISLGIQGFSVALIFMLFGAPDLSFTQFMVETLSVVIIALVLTRLQLMKQDRRSSLSLIFDGVVAISVGVGMGALLMNITQLPLDMRLSEFFSTYSAAIAHGRNIVNVILVDFRAIDTLGEITVVLITGVSALALIRVKAIPEKKTTKGSPALKETS
- a CDS encoding calcium/sodium antiporter, which encodes MSYVFLVAGLSLLVFGGDILVRGAVALAVRMNIPHLIIGLTIVAFGTSAPELLISIRAALADLSGITLGNVVGSNIANIWLVLGVPALISAICCDQKNIHHNYFFMLGACIILAVLCFWSPLTIWHGVVLSVLMLLFLVDVFFRARKHKNESEALDEDVEELIEEIEGSKETQLWKMVSLVILGLIGLAIGAELTIKGAVEIAKTFGVSDTTIGLTVVAIGTSLPELAATVMAAIRGHSGLALGNAIGSNIYNICGVLGITALITPIAVDPVFLSFDLWVMIAASLSILPFILFKWKINKIVGVIFLLAYGLYTYKVLEMGRINQTEQASGQSVINGTAANS
- a CDS encoding TorF family putative porin, whose protein sequence is MNYKSITGRIAATTVALFVSTGVANAADLFERGSLKDAPVERERPELSANVALTSDYIFRGISQTQEGPAIQGGFDASYKMFYAGVWASNLDFGGDDNGNDIANIEIDLYAGIKHKFGAIEADLGVIYYAYPGAEDPTAELDYVEIKFGASGNLTDKIGLSGTLYYSPDYTGETGETLTYEGGVSIALGTYGRFSPTFTGTVGYVDFLESANEALSYTYWNAGVEVGFAEKFTLDLRYWDTDIDDDHASGLADESEERFVATVSASF
- a CDS encoding TorF family putative porin → MKTNFLTTRIAAFSAALLLSTGIAHAGDLFNRGGSLKDAPVVHSDRPELSANVALTTDYVFRGISQTEENPAIQGGFDATYRMFYAGVWASNLDFGSDGNGNDIANIEIDVYAGLKHKWRNTEFDLGVIYYAYPGAEDAGGELDYVELKFGSSTELTDRITFNSTTYWSPDYTGETGDVISSEWQVVVALGEYRGMKPSFSALIGYVDFLDDGFEANSYTYWNAGVEVGLNDKFTLDLRYWDTDNDGNDPNAGENSEARFVGTVSASF
- a CDS encoding ribonuclease T2 translates to MKRSVIKQPVQKILLSLLAIAGLWATSHFKPETEQATARDYGNKYSSDKRHYRNQKHVPGRFDYYDLVLSWSPTYCETAGKHKREPQCTSGRPYSFVLHGVWPQYKKGWPQNCRLKKNPWVSREVIQSMLDIMPSKGLIIHEYKKHGTCSGLTPEGYYKLSRHLYNSVKIPPRYQKPSKPMLLSPKEIENDFLIANPEMKPEMISIVCGKRRLKEIRICYDKGGKLTACGQNEYQKKLCRLPKVYLPPVR